A genomic stretch from Telopea speciosissima isolate NSW1024214 ecotype Mountain lineage chromosome 7, Tspe_v1, whole genome shotgun sequence includes:
- the LOC122668470 gene encoding putative B3 domain-containing protein At1g78640: MSSRPRPTFFYNFFEPEEPPEVYYLRVEQGGLETRDLIGEWPVKKILTSRDINYSQIVLPRDQIENSILPKLNPEEQNMINRGQQLPITVRDLETLTEHELKLWENGSSYVLTSGWSPSFVRRRALEIGEEIGLCWDERLRVLRFSVINRPPPPPSPSPGRS; encoded by the coding sequence atgagcAGCAGGCCAAGGCCAACCTTTTTCTACAACTTCTTTGAACCAGAGGAACCACCTGAAGTATACTACTTGAGAGTGGAGCAAGGTGGTCTGGAAACCAGAGATCTGATTGGAGAATGGCCGGTTAAAAAGATTCTGACTTCAAGAGACATAAACTATAGTCAAATTGTACTGCCCAGGGATCAAATTGAAAACTCTATACTTCCAAAATTAAATCCCGAAGAGCAGAACATGATTAACCGTGGCCAACAGTTGCCGATTACGGTAAGAGACCTCGAAACCTTAACGGAGCATGAGTTGAAGTTGTGGGAAAATGGTTCTTCCTATGTTCTTACTTCTGGGTGGAGTCCTTCTTTTGTGAGGCGTAGAGCACTGGAGATTGGTGAAGAAATAGGACTTTGTTGGGACGAGAGACTCCGGGTGCTTCGTTTTTCTGTGATTAATcgtccacctcctcctccttctccttctccaggTCGTTCATAA